The following coding sequences are from one Macaca nemestrina isolate mMacNem1 chromosome 1, mMacNem.hap1, whole genome shotgun sequence window:
- the TEX50 gene encoding testis-expressed protein 50, with the protein MSNQGLPLIFSLLLICFFGESFCICDGTIWTKVGWEILPEEVHYWKFKGSPSHRLPYLLDKLCCDFANMDIFQGCLYLIYNLLQALFFILFVLSVHYLWMKWKKHQKKLKNQASLEKPGNDLESPFIYNIDKTLYRVATTASAIYKIWDHRSYHPSSKKIKHCKLKKKSKEEGARRH; encoded by the exons ATGTCTAATCAAGGACTACCACTGATTTTTTCTCTGTTGCTTATCTGCTTCTTTGGGGAGAGTTTCTGCATTTGTGATGGAACTATCTGGACAAAGGTTGGATGGGAGATTCTTCCAGAAGAAGTACATTATTGGAAATTTAAGGGTTCTCCATCTCACCGTCTGCCTTATCTTCTGGATAAACTATGCTGTGACTTTGCTAACATGGATATATTTCAGGGTTGTTTATatctcatttataatttattgcAAGCTCTCTTTTTCATCTTATTTGTTTTGTCTGTGCATTACCTGTGGATGAAATGGAAGAAACACCAAAAAAAG CTGAAAAACCAAGCCTCATTAGAAAAACCTGGTAATGATCTAGAAAGCCCATTCATCTACAACATTGACAAAACACTCTACAGAGTGGCAACCACAGCATCAGCGATATACAAGATCTGGGATCACAGGTCTTACCATCCTTCCTCTAAGAAAATTAAGCACTGCAAATTAAAGAAGAAGAGTAAAGAAGAAGGAGCCAGAAGACActaa